A window of the Microcaecilia unicolor chromosome 5, aMicUni1.1, whole genome shotgun sequence genome harbors these coding sequences:
- the NSUN3 gene encoding tRNA (cytosine(34)-C(5))-methyltransferase, mitochondrial — protein MGKLQKQICQCVLAHFDKSYGKELGEAWVTVREVLTSPQYWQYAVLLNRFSSPSGLEKHLLLKGYQRLFEHKLSSLKCYISGTAGRFPTQRHEFGKLKDYYLLNAASLLPVLALDAKDGEYILDMCAAPGGKSIAVLQCASLGHLYCNEQDRVRSRWLQQTLESFIPDHLMNSVTAWELDGRQVGQLWPGMFDKVLVDAPCSNDRSWLFSSSIQQATLRIAQRSELPSLQIQLLRSAIETLRPGGSLVYSTCTLSGAENDNVVMRILDSCSNVQAEDLSDIAAAISQDFTLASGVEHGLLVLPDKGKAWGPMYVAKLKKI, from the exons ATGGGAAAACTGCAGAAACAGATCTGCCAGTGTGTCCTGGCGCATTTTGATAAGAGCTACGGGAAGGAGCTGGGAGAGGCCTGGGTCACTGTCAG GGAGGTGCTCACATCACCACAATATTGGCAATATGCTGTGCTACTGAACAGATTCAGTTCTCCATCAGGACTGGAAAAGCATCTTCTTTTAAAGGGCTATCAGCGTCTCTTTGAGCACAAGCTGTCCTCCTTAAAATGTTATATCAGTGGCACAGCTGGCAGGTTCCCTACACAGAGACACGAGTTTGGAAAACTGAAAGATTATTATCTTCTGAATGCTGCTTCTTTGTTGCCTGTGCTGGCTCTGGATGCGAAGGATGGAGAATATATCTTAGACATGTGTGCAGCTCCCGGTGGGAAATCAATAGCAGTGTTGCAGTGTGCCTCTCTAG GACATCTCTACTGTAATGAGCAGGACAGAGTGAGATCACGATGGCTGCAGCagactctggagtcttttattcCGGACCACTTGATGAACTCGGTGACTGCATGGGAATTGGATGGAAGGCAGGTTGGGCAGCTTTGGCCTGGTATGTTTGACAAG GTATTAGTGGATGCTCCCTGCTCCAATGACAGAAGCTGGCTCTTTTCCTCCAGTATCCAGCAGGCCACCCTTAGAATAGCCCAAAGGAGTGAGCTGCCTTCCCTGCAGATACAGTTACTTAG gtctgctattgagacgctGCGGCCTGGGGGATCTTTGGTCTATTCTACTTGCAcactgtcaggggcagagaatgacAATGTAGTCATGCGAATCTTGGACTCCTGCAGTAATGTTCAGGCTGAGGATCTCAGTGACATAGCTGCTGCCATCTCGCAGGACTTCACACTAGCTTCAGGGGTGGAACATGGACTGTTGGTCCTCCCAGACAAAGGCAAAGCTTGGGGTCCTATGTATGTtgctaaattaaagaaaatatag